A part of Desulfobacter sp. genomic DNA contains:
- a CDS encoding RNB domain-containing ribonuclease — MNIGTIVEYIDQQKIISAVILSEKKGKLRLLNENSREVNFSEKRLSHVSEAVLDMEMSRTAMVTRLKQVTANRKKLSESIDIKDLWEILHEEPEEIDISAMTLFCFDPPLTPDHEAAVIRAFFNDRLYFKFNKLIFLPYTHEQVETRKRQVREAERREALILKGAAWLNRLKNQDNRPEPPEPQIIEILKNYYLFGNDANMAATAKQMIKKSGLSVVDQLFGLFVKAGIWDVDENLDLLSLQIPVAFSDRVLETATRLCRTATNVFDNPKRRNLTHLPLITIDGQSTQDYDDAISLETTDNGYRLGIHIIDVDAYIKNGDPIDMAARYRASSIYMPDDKLPMIPPSLSEDLCSLKEGKTRPAISTLVHMNRFFEVLDYKIIPSVINVHQQMSYAEANLLNGKNDPITSLYKMATILREKRLKAGAIQITLPEVNVWLEDNREIRYAKVDRENPSRMLVSEMMILANSLMAEFLSNNEMPAVFRSQAQPKQRILKGIETALLPNFMQRKQLSRAIINTHAEPHAGLGVKAYVTATSPIRRYHDLLTQRQIKALLGLGTPYSTQKLDEILQAISIPVANTGRIQGARKRYWLIKYLEGMRGATFEGLVLDCHRDHYNVLLKEFMMEARLPASGFKLKHGDLIPVTIQHADARRNQLTLFTV, encoded by the coding sequence ATGAATATTGGCACCATTGTAGAATATATAGATCAGCAAAAAATTATTTCAGCGGTTATCCTCAGTGAGAAAAAAGGCAAGCTCCGGCTGCTCAACGAGAACAGCCGGGAAGTGAATTTTTCCGAGAAGCGGCTGTCGCATGTGTCCGAGGCCGTACTGGATATGGAGATGTCCAGAACAGCCATGGTAACCCGTTTGAAACAGGTTACGGCCAACCGCAAAAAGCTGTCTGAATCTATAGATATAAAGGATCTATGGGAAATCCTCCATGAGGAGCCCGAGGAAATCGATATTTCCGCAATGACCCTGTTCTGCTTTGATCCCCCACTGACGCCTGATCATGAAGCCGCCGTCATCCGTGCCTTTTTCAATGACCGCCTTTACTTTAAGTTCAACAAGCTCATTTTTCTGCCCTACACCCACGAGCAGGTGGAAACCCGGAAACGGCAGGTCCGTGAGGCAGAACGCCGGGAAGCCCTGATTCTAAAAGGGGCGGCCTGGCTGAACCGGCTCAAAAACCAGGACAACCGGCCTGAGCCACCGGAACCCCAGATTATTGAGATCCTGAAAAATTACTACTTATTCGGTAACGATGCGAATATGGCTGCCACGGCCAAGCAGATGATCAAAAAGTCGGGTTTAAGCGTGGTAGATCAGCTTTTTGGGCTTTTTGTCAAGGCCGGCATCTGGGATGTTGACGAAAACCTTGACCTGCTCTCTCTGCAGATTCCCGTGGCATTTTCGGACAGGGTTCTGGAAACGGCCACCCGACTGTGCAGAACCGCCACCAATGTCTTTGACAACCCCAAACGGCGAAATCTCACCCACCTGCCACTGATCACCATTGACGGTCAGTCCACACAGGATTATGACGATGCCATCAGCCTGGAAACCACGGACAACGGCTACCGTTTGGGAATTCACATCATTGACGTGGACGCCTATATCAAGAACGGCGACCCCATTGACATGGCGGCCCGCTACCGGGCATCCTCCATTTATATGCCCGACGACAAACTGCCCATGATCCCCCCCAGCCTCTCCGAAGACCTGTGCAGCCTCAAGGAGGGCAAAACCCGGCCGGCCATCTCCACCCTGGTCCACATGAACCGGTTCTTCGAGGTGCTGGATTATAAAATCATCCCCTCGGTCATCAATGTGCACCAGCAGATGAGCTACGCCGAAGCCAATCTCCTCAACGGGAAAAACGATCCCATTACCAGCCTGTACAAAATGGCCACCATTCTCAGGGAAAAACGCCTGAAAGCCGGAGCCATCCAGATCACCCTGCCCGAGGTCAATGTCTGGCTGGAGGATAACAGAGAAATCAGATACGCAAAGGTGGACCGGGAGAATCCTTCCCGGATGCTGGTATCGGAGATGATGATCCTGGCCAACTCCCTCATGGCGGAATTCTTAAGCAATAATGAAATGCCGGCCGTGTTCAGATCCCAGGCCCAGCCCAAGCAACGCATCTTAAAAGGCATTGAAACGGCGCTGTTGCCCAATTTCATGCAGCGCAAACAATTGAGCCGCGCCATCATAAACACCCATGCCGAACCCCACGCCGGTTTAGGGGTAAAAGCCTATGTAACGGCGACCTCACCCATCCGGAGATACCACGACCTGCTCACCCAGCGCCAGATCAAGGCACTTCTTGGGCTGGGCACCCCCTATTCCACCCAGAAACTGGATGAGATCCTCCAGGCCATTTCCATTCCCGTGGCCAACACCGGACGCATACAGGGGGCCCGGAAACGGTACTGGCTGATCAAATACCTGGAGGGAATGCGCGGCGCGACCTTTGAAGGCCTGGTCCTGGACTGCCACCGCGACCATTATAATGTCCTGCTCAAAGAATTCATGATGGAGGCCCGGCTGCCCGCCTCCGGCTTCAAGCTCAAACACGGGGACCTGATCCCGGTGACCATCCAGCATGCCGATGCCCGGCGGAACCAACTCACCCTCTTCACTGTATAA
- a CDS encoding M48 family metalloprotease, giving the protein MDRRPDKKHDFRHTLFHSLQTTTLLIANAGLLGVLGWFMAGPAGIKIAMIAVVLVFVFTPHVPAHIIMGHLRARPLTPEQAPRLYAMLNLLSQKAGLARMPALYYLPSPRLNAFAVDQGGDIAVAVTKGLVTALTPREMAGILAHEITHIKNNDFQVMALSSVFGRLTGYLSLAGQFLLVISLPLFLTGYARVSLLPLVLMVFAPMLSMLLYLALSRTREFEADLGSARLLDDPGALASALARVEQFNTMSAGYRLLPLPARPGEPPLLRSHPPTQERIRRLQHLARQSAPHGTHGTGRRITVY; this is encoded by the coding sequence ATGGACAGAAGACCGGACAAAAAACATGACTTCCGTCATACCCTTTTTCACTCACTTCAGACCACCACACTGCTTATTGCCAATGCCGGATTGCTGGGAGTCCTGGGCTGGTTCATGGCGGGGCCTGCAGGCATCAAAATCGCCATGATTGCCGTTGTGCTGGTGTTCGTTTTCACCCCCCATGTACCGGCCCATATCATCATGGGACATTTACGGGCCCGCCCCCTGACACCGGAACAGGCTCCCCGGCTCTATGCCATGCTGAATCTCCTGTCCCAAAAGGCAGGCCTCGCACGGATGCCCGCCCTCTACTATCTGCCCTCGCCCCGGCTCAACGCCTTTGCCGTGGACCAAGGAGGGGACATTGCAGTGGCCGTCACCAAAGGCCTGGTCACGGCGCTGACACCACGGGAAATGGCCGGCATCCTGGCCCACGAAATCACCCATATCAAAAATAATGATTTCCAGGTCATGGCCCTCTCCTCTGTTTTCGGAAGGCTGACCGGATACCTGTCCTTGGCGGGACAATTCCTTCTGGTGATCAGCCTCCCCCTGTTTCTTACGGGGTATGCCAGGGTCAGTCTGCTGCCCCTGGTGCTGATGGTCTTTGCCCCGATGCTGAGCATGCTCCTCTACCTGGCCCTGTCCAGAACCCGGGAGTTTGAGGCGGACCTGGGCAGCGCCCGGCTCCTTGACGACCCCGGTGCCCTGGCCTCGGCCCTGGCCCGGGTGGAGCAGTTCAACACCATGTCCGCAGGGTACAGGCTTCTTCCCCTCCCGGCCCGGCCGGGAGAACCGCCCCTGCTGCGGAGCCATCCCCCCACCCAAGAACGGATCAGGCGGCTGCAGCATCTGGCCCGCCAGTCCGCCCCCCATGGCACCCACGGAACAGGGCGGCGGATTACAGTCTACTGA